A window of Halovivax gelatinilyticus genomic DNA:
GACGAGAGCAGCCCGGAACCATCGGTCGCGACCACCGGGTTAACGATCACGCGAGACGGGTCCCAGCGATACCTGACCGTGGAGACGACGCCCCTCTCGAACGCCCGCCGTCGGATCGGTCGGCTCGTCATCATCCGCGACGTCACCGAGGAGCGCCGCTACGAGCGCGAACTCGAACGACAGAACGATCGGCTCGACCGCTTCGCGAGTCTCGTCAGCCACGACCTGCGGAATCCGCTCAACGTCGCCGACGGCTACGTCTCGATCCTCGACGAACGGTGTGACGATCCCGCGCTCGAGGAGATCACCGTCTCGCTCGATCGGATGGAACAGATCATCGACGACGTCCTCACGCTGACCCGACACGGTACCGTCCTCACCGATCGAGAGCGGGTCGAACTGGCGACCGTCGTTCGATCCGCCTGGAACGGCGTCGACACCGCCGACGCGACGCTCGACGTGGAGACGGGCGACCACGCGGTCTCGACCGACCCCTCGCGGCTCGTCCAGGCGTTCGAGAACCTCTTTCGCAACGCCGTGGAGCACGGCTCCACGAGCCCTCACTCACACGTTCGCGAGGAGACCGTCGAACACGGCGGCGCGGACGTGACGGTCACCGTCGGGACGATTACCGGCGACGATCGAGACGACTCCGTCGACGGGTTCTACGTCGCCGACGACGGTCCCGGCATCCCGGCCGCCGATCGCGAGAAGATCCTCGAATCGGGCTACTCGACCAGCCAGGATGGGACGGGTCTCGGCCTCGATATCGTCACCCAGATCCTCGACGCGCACGGGTGGTCGCTCTCGGTCGACGAGAGCGATAGCGGCGGCGCCCGGTTCGAGATCCGCTACGCGGCGGATCGGGACGGAGAAACCGACCCGGCGGCCGAACCCTGCGAACTGTGACGGGAGGCGAGCACGGTTTCCCGCTCGTCGAACCGTGACACTCGCGCTCACGTTACTCTGATGACCGCCCGTCCGTGTATCGAACGCCGGCAGCGAATTCGTCCGTGACTCGGGCACAATCCCGTGAAGTGTTATTAGGCACCGGGCACCACGGGTTGAACGATGGCTACGGAGGCTTCCTTTACGGTACCGTCGAACGAGTTCCCGCTGGGGACCGTGTTCGAGCAACTGCCGAATGTGTCGGTCGAACTGGAGCGGATCATCCCCGCCCGAGACGTGGTGATCCCCTACTTCTGGGTTCGAGGGACCACAATCGACGACATCGAAGGCGCGTTCTCGGCGCATCCGGGCGTGGATCGAATACAGTTCGTCGACTCCGTCGAAGACGAGAATCTGTTGCGCGTCGAGTGGGCGTTGGATTACGACGACGTCTTGACCGCGCTGACGGAGACGAACATCGCGCTCATCGAGGGCGTTGGAACGAACCAGCAGTGGACGTTCGAGATACGCGGTGACAGCCGGAGCGATATCGCCAGCTTTCAATCCCGGTGTCGGGACGTCGGCATCCCGATCACGCTCACGGCGTTGCGCGCGCTCACGCCCGTCGAGACGGCGACCGAGGCGGCCCTCACCGACACCCAGCAAGAGGCGCTGGTGGTCGCCTACGAGCGAGGCTACTTCGAATCGCCGCGCGAGACGACGATGGAAGCGATCGGCGACGAACTCGGCATCTCACAGCAAGCCGTCGCATCCAGACTCCGGCGCGGGATCAAGCATATCCTCGGAAACACGCTACCCACACTATCGGCCCCCTCTCGAGAGAGTGCTTAAAACCGTTTTGTATACTAAAAAGTGGAAGTGATCCGGTTCGGTCTACTGAGTATAACGTGATGAGCGAGGATCCCATCGCGTTCGACGCGGTGTGCGACCTGTGTAGAGATACCCGCCGACGGATTATTCTCGCCGTACTCGCCGAAGAACGGCGTTCGTTGACGATGGACGACCTCGAGAGAGCGATTCTCGCGTACAACCATCTCACGTCGGTTGCCGACGCGTCTTCGGAGGTACTGACAGACATTCGGGTCTCTCTTTGCCACGCACACGTTCCGAAGCTAGAATCGGCGGGCGTCATCGAATACGATTCGGATCGACAACTCGTCGACCCGACCGAACGGTTCGACCGGTTACAGCCCCACCTCGCTGCGATCCTCGATACCGATCCGAATCTCGACGAATCGATCGCGTTGTGAGTTCGGACGGGAGACCCCAAACTTGTAAACTGATACTCGAATAGGTGGTGGGAGCTAGCGGAGTATCTGAGTGCGACGCGACGCGTCCGCCTCGGAGGCTACGTCCACCCCGGAATCCGCAGGGCTTTTGCGGTGGGCGACCACCCTTCGCGTATGAGCGAGGCGACGGGAATCGTCGGGGAGTTTCTCTCGTTGAAAGCCGACGCCGACGCGGACCTGCTCGCGATGCAGTGTGGAGACTTCTACGAGTTCTTCGGCGAGGACGCCGAGATCGTCGGCGAGGAGCTGGATCTCAAAGTCACCTCGAAGTCCTCGCAGGGACAGTCCTATCCGATGGCGGGCGTGCCGCTTTCCGATCTCACGCCGTACCTGACGAGCCTGGTCGAGCGGGGATACCGGGTCGCCGTCGCCGATCAGTACGAAACGGACTCGGGCCACGCCCGCGAGGTCGTCCGAATCGTGACGCCCGGAACGTTACTCGAGACGCGCGAAGCCGACGCCCAGTACCTGGCGGCGATCGTCGCGGCCGACCGGAGCGTCGACTTAGGGTCGAGCGCCAGCGGCGCGCACGCCGACTGGTCGAGCGGGAGCGATTCGGGCGCGAACGAAGGCGAGGCGGCCTACGGCCTCGCGTTCGCCGACGTGACGACGGGGCAGTTTCTCGTCGCGAGCGCGGCCGACGTCGAGGCGGTCCTCACCGAGTGTTACCGGTTCGATCCGGTCGAGGTCCTGCCCGGCCCTGGGGTCAGAAACGACGACGAGTTGCTGTCGGCGCTTCGCGAACGGACCCACGCGTCGCTTTCCCTGCACGACGCCGAGGCGTTCGCCCCGAAGCGGGCCGCCCACGCCGTCCGCGAGCAGTTCGGCGCGGAGACGGTCGACCGGCTCGACATTCCCGAACCGACGATCGCGGCCGCGGGGGCGATCCGCTCCTACGTCGAGGAGACCGGCGCGGGCGTGCTCGCCTCGATGACGCGGCTGCGAACCCACCGCGGCGACGATCACGTCACGCTGGACGCGACCACCCAGCGAAACTTAGAACTCACCGAGACGATGCAGGGCGAGCGCGACGGCTCGCTGTTCGCCACGATCGATCACACGAGTTCGAGCGCCGGCGGTCGACTCCTCGCCGAGTGGCTCAAACGACCCAGCCGATCCCGCTCGACGCTCGAGCGACGCCAGGAGAGTGTGGCCGCACTGGCCTCGGCCGCGCTCGCGCGCGACGAGATCCGCGAGGTGATCGGCGAGACCGCGGACCTGGCCCGGCTGGCTAGTCGATCGACCCACGGCAGCGCCGACGCCCGCGACCTGCTCTCGGTCAGAGACACGCTTTCCGCCCTGCCCCGTCTCGCGGACGCGATCTCACAGGACGCGGAACTCGCGGCGTCCCCGCTCGCCGAGATCGTCGACGAGCCCGACCGGGAGGCGGCCGCCGCACTCGGTGAGTCCCTCGACGCCGCGCTGGCGGACGAGCCGCCGTCGACGGTCACCCAGGGCGAGCTGATCGAGCACGGATACGACGCGGAGCTCGACGAACTGATCGAGCGCCACGAGGAGATCAAGTCGTGGCTCGGCTCGCTCGCTGAGCGCGAGAGTCGC
This region includes:
- a CDS encoding DUF7344 domain-containing protein, translating into MSEDPIAFDAVCDLCRDTRRRIILAVLAEERRSLTMDDLERAILAYNHLTSVADASSEVLTDIRVSLCHAHVPKLESAGVIEYDSDRQLVDPTERFDRLQPHLAAILDTDPNLDESIAL
- a CDS encoding helix-turn-helix domain-containing protein, with the translated sequence MATEASFTVPSNEFPLGTVFEQLPNVSVELERIIPARDVVIPYFWVRGTTIDDIEGAFSAHPGVDRIQFVDSVEDENLLRVEWALDYDDVLTALTETNIALIEGVGTNQQWTFEIRGDSRSDIASFQSRCRDVGIPITLTALRALTPVETATEAALTDTQQEALVVAYERGYFESPRETTMEAIGDELGISQQAVASRLRRGIKHILGNTLPTLSAPSRESA
- a CDS encoding histidine kinase N-terminal 7TM domain-containing protein, which translates into the protein MSTLVTAYMTTVFLAVLLSVAITILAVRKWENPESRALAALTTGIALWTGGDFVSMFASSREWTIRWLQVHWLGVVIVPVAVFVFILVYTGRGERLSRGRVAGLYALPAVTYLLVLSSPAHDLIWTAIEPTSASPVGYAFTNGPAFYVYALYAYGLLAVASVLLGVFILRSNDLYRGQASLLMVAALAPWASNLGYVFGGRVLDVTSIGFAVTAVALGVALYRYRLTDVMPIARTTVVEHINDGVIVLDREDRLVDVNRRAAPYIRTERGDSPLGRRASEVLPDPMVDRLTQHADRSEPDESSPEPSVATTGLTITRDGSQRYLTVETTPLSNARRRIGRLVIIRDVTEERRYERELERQNDRLDRFASLVSHDLRNPLNVADGYVSILDERCDDPALEEITVSLDRMEQIIDDVLTLTRHGTVLTDRERVELATVVRSAWNGVDTADATLDVETGDHAVSTDPSRLVQAFENLFRNAVEHGSTSPHSHVREETVEHGGADVTVTVGTITGDDRDDSVDGFYVADDGPGIPAADREKILESGYSTSQDGTGLGLDIVTQILDAHGWSLSVDESDSGGARFEIRYAADRDGETDPAAEPCEL
- the mutS gene encoding DNA mismatch repair protein MutS, which produces MSEATGIVGEFLSLKADADADLLAMQCGDFYEFFGEDAEIVGEELDLKVTSKSSQGQSYPMAGVPLSDLTPYLTSLVERGYRVAVADQYETDSGHAREVVRIVTPGTLLETREADAQYLAAIVAADRSVDLGSSASGAHADWSSGSDSGANEGEAAYGLAFADVTTGQFLVASAADVEAVLTECYRFDPVEVLPGPGVRNDDELLSALRERTHASLSLHDAEAFAPKRAAHAVREQFGAETVDRLDIPEPTIAAAGAIRSYVEETGAGVLASMTRLRTHRGDDHVTLDATTQRNLELTETMQGERDGSLFATIDHTSSSAGGRLLAEWLKRPSRSRSTLERRQESVAALASAALARDEIREVIGETADLARLASRSTHGSADARDLLSVRDTLSALPRLADAISQDAELAASPLAEIVDEPDREAAAALGESLDAALADEPPSTVTQGELIEHGYDAELDELIERHEEIKSWLGSLAERESRQHDLSHVSVDRNRTDGYYIQVGRSAADGVPDHYEEIKQLKNSKRFTTPELEEKEREVLRLEERRSDLEYELFCELRDEVASRAELLQDVGRTLATIDALSSLATHAAENGWVRPTLTDDDGIDIRAGRHPVVEQTTEFVPNDARLGRVGSPGDDGRGGGFERTGGSERAEGVERDSRRAGDDPRFVVVTGPNMSGKSTYMRQVACIVLLAQVGSFVPAREAEIGLVDGIFTRVGALDELAQGRSTFMVEMSELSNILHAATDDSLVILDEVGRGTATYDGISIAWAATEYLHNEVGAKTLFATHYHELTSLAEHLPRVSNVHVAADERDGDVTFLRTIRNGPTDRSYGIHVADLAGVPEPVVDRARDVLDRLREEKAIEARGSGSAEPVQTVFDLESGSFRTGGGESDAANGEPATADGGVTNDATAADGSVDPLDRETEAVLAELESIDVNETPPIELLAKVKAWQERLDDP